Part of the Hyphomicrobiales bacterium genome is shown below.
CCCATCGGCGGCCGGCGACTCATTCCGCAGCCGCAACCAGCTCGGCGAGTTCCGAGCGATGCGCCGGCCGATCGAGCGCCAAGAGCACTCTGGCGACGATGGCGCTGGCGCCGAGGCGAGCGCTCGCGAGCTGACCGTCACGGCTGTCGTGGTGAATGAAAGCGTCCGGCAGATGCATCGACTTCACCCTGCCGGACGCCCCTTCGAGACCGAGACGCTCGAGACCCAAGCACACCTGGCTGAAGAAGCCGCCGACCGCGCCCTCCTCGAGCATGAGCAGGCAGCGATGGGTGGCGAGCAGCCGGCGCACGAGTTCATCATCGAGTGGCTTTGCAAAGCGCGCATCGGCTACGGTCACGCTGATACCGACTTTGGCCAAGGCTTCGGCAGCCTGGAGCGCCTCGCCCAGCAGGGCCCCGTAGCTCAGGATCGCCAGGTCGCAGCCCTCCCTCGAGACCCGTCCCCGGCCGATCTCGAGCGGTTCACCGCGTGCGGGCAAGGGGACGCCGAGGCCCTCACCCCGCGGGTATCTCACCGCCGAGGGGCGGTCGTCGATCACCGCGGCGGTCGCGACCATGTGCATGAGGTCGGCCTCGTCGCCAGCGGCCATCAGCACGAAACCGGGCAGACAGCCCAGGTAGGTCACATCGTAGGAACCGTGGTGCGTGACCCCATCGGGGCCGACCAGTCCGGCCCGATCGATCGCGAAGCGGACCGGAAGCCGCTGGATGGCGACGTCGTGGACGACCTGGTCGTAGCCCCGCTGCAGAAACGTGGAGTAAATCGCCGCGAACGGCTTCATGCCGGCCGCGGCCAATCCAGCGCAGAACGTCACACCGTGCTGCTCGGCGATGCCCACGTCGAAGGTGCGATCCGGGAAGGCCTTCGCGAACCGGTCGAGGCCAGTTCCGGACGGCATGGCCGCGGTGACGGCGACGATCGAGTGGTGGCGCTCGGCTTCGGCAACGAGGGCGGAGG
Proteins encoded:
- the dxs gene encoding 1-deoxy-D-xylulose-5-phosphate synthase — translated: MTATQEPQRFEDRTGASGHLADISTPSDLRRLPVTSLRRVCDELRRDLIAVVSRTGGHLGSGLGVVELTVALHYVFDTPRDKLLWDVSHQCYPHKLLTGRRGEMERLRLLGGPSGFTCRAESQYDPFGAAHSSTAISAGLGFATARDLAGGSGEVVSVVGDGAMTGGMAFEALNNLGAEGRRLIVVLNDNDMSIAEPSGALASHLRRLRARMPDRVTRHAALSSVGLSSFSAEPTLFDALGVPYFGPYDGHDIDEMIAVLKAARAHGPGPLLIHVLTEKGHGYAPAANAADRGHGVSRFDVATGVQNKPVSVAPAYTSVFASALVAEAERHHSIVAVTAAMPSGTGLDRFAKAFPDRTFDVGIAEQHGVTFCAGLAAAGMKPFAAIYSTFLQRGYDQVVHDVAIQRLPVRFAIDRAGLVGPDGVTHHGSYDVTYLGCLPGFVLMAAGDEADLMHMVATAAVIDDRPSAVRYPRGEGLGVPLPARGEPLEIGRGRVSREGCDLAILSYGALLGEALQAAEALAKVGISVTVADARFAKPLDDELVRRLLATHRCLLMLEEGAVGGFFSQVCLGLERLGLEGASGRVKSMHLPDAFIHHDSRDGQLASARLGASAIVARVLLALDRPAHRSELAELVAAAE